One window of the Triticum dicoccoides isolate Atlit2015 ecotype Zavitan chromosome 3B, WEW_v2.0, whole genome shotgun sequence genome contains the following:
- the LOC119282176 gene encoding putative glutaredoxin-C2, giving the protein MAERVTAMASQGTVVIFGASSCCMSHTMTGLFAQLGVSSTVHEVDKDPQREDLERALAGMVGQSPAVPAVFIRGALVGGTRQVMELHLGGHLVPLLRQAGAL; this is encoded by the coding sequence ATGGCGGAGAGGGTGACCGCGATGGCGTCGCAGGGCACGGTGGTGATCTTTGGGGCGAGCTCCTGCTGCATGTCCCACACGATGACGGGGCTCTTTGCGCAACTGGGTGTGAGCTCTACGGTGCACGAGGTGGACAAGGACCCCCAGAGAGAGGATCTGGAGAGGGCGCTCGCTGGCATGGTGGGCCAAAGCCCGGCGGTGCCTGCGGTATTCATCCGTGGCGCCCTCGTCGGCGGCACCAGGCAGGTCATGGAGCTGCACCTCGGCGGCCATCTCGTGCCCCTCCTCCGCCAAGCGGGCGCCCTGTAG